A window from Centropristis striata isolate RG_2023a ecotype Rhode Island chromosome 4, C.striata_1.0, whole genome shotgun sequence encodes these proteins:
- the LOC131970514 gene encoding uncharacterized protein LOC131970514, giving the protein MENLLHLSLLLATTQLPLVSARVVHLREGSNAIFKFPPQGKVTYCPSDCVGCECVMGLGGSRPPSFRQVKVDERPVTITNLRANDTCTYFNYNASSGCNGTVELSVGGGCIRNISHFDFSEGYYRKLKLSDEAKCRRNCTQDPHCQYFTFDTSHFPGQCFLMSSEVNVMIQLNRNTVSGYSRRNCTALRSSQDYSGLQFHLQKKSWIGALEHCLNNRSSLVQINDTTVQQKVDHLLSDKDIEEGVWIGLERSIFGTDLDWKWVSGDTLEDPVAPWNSSFVDPLNNHCGKIIKVNGTLMWVNANCHDELPFICQHSGSNTAA; this is encoded by the exons ATGGAGAACTTACTCCATCTGTCACTGCTGCTGG CAACAACCCAGCTGCCTTTGGTTTCAGCTAGAGTGGTACACCTGCGAGAGGGAAGTAATGCCATATTCAAATTTCCTCCACAAGGGAAAGTTACATATTGCCCCAGTGATTGTGTCGGGTGTGAGTGTGTTATGGGTCTGGGTGGCTCCAGACCACCCAGCTTCCGACAAGTCAAAGTGGACGAAAGACCAGTGACCATTACCAACCTAAGGGCAAATGACACTTGCACCTACTTCAACTATAATGCTTCCTCTGGCTGTAATGGGACTGTGGAGCTGTCCGTAGGAGGAG GTTGTATACGGAACAtcagtcattttgacttttcagaAGGTTATTACAGGAAACTAAAGTTGTCAGATGAAGCAAAGTGTCGTAGAAACTGCACTCAAGATCCCCATTGCCAATACTTCACATTTGATACAAG CCACTTCCCAGGACAATGCTTCCTGATGTCATCAGAAGTTAATGTGATGATACAACTTAACCGAAACACTGTCTCAGGATACTCTCGTAGGAACTGCACCG CTCTCAGATCATCGCAAGATTACTCCGGTCTCCAGTTCCACCTACAAAAGAAAAGCTGGATTGGTGCCCTGGAGCACTGCCTGAACAACCGTTCCTCCCTGGTTCAAATAAACGACACCACAGTGCAGCAGAAAGTCGACCATCTCCTGAGTGATAAAGATATAGAGGAAGGGGTGTGGATCGGCCTGGAGAGGTCCATCTTTGGCACCGACCTAGATTGGAAGTGGGTTTCAGGGGACACATTAGAAGACCCAGTGGCTCCGTGGAACAGCTCCTTTGTGGACCCCTTAAACAACCACTGTGGAAAGATCATCAAGGTTAACGGAACATTAATGTGGGTGAATGCCAACTGCCATGATGAGCTGCCTTTCATCTGCCAACATTCGGGTAGTAATACAGCGGCATAA